A genomic region of Haliotis asinina isolate JCU_RB_2024 chromosome 1, JCU_Hal_asi_v2, whole genome shotgun sequence contains the following coding sequences:
- the LOC137272500 gene encoding uncharacterized protein — protein MVMFCEVSSEITRQLLGPLLLLLLLLLVIMLLLLVSSISSPVPDIIGAVVAAYTTSTGTTTSTTAGTTPTIASTTAGTTPTIASITAGTTPTIASTTAGTTPTIASITAGTTPTTAAITAGTTPTTTSTTAGTTPTIASTTAGTTPTIASTTAGTTPTIASITAGTTPTTAAITAGTTPTIASMTHESTPMTCKNRQKWTCGQLSIF, from the exons ATGGTGATGTTTTGTGAGGTATCAAGTGAGATCACAAGGCAGTTGCTGGGGCCGTTGctattgctgttgctgttgctgctagtGATCATGCTGCTGCTACTGGTCAG CAGTATTAGTTCCCCGGTGCCAGACATCATTGGTGCTGTCGTTGCTGCTTACACTACCTCCACTGgaactactacttccaccaccgcTGGAACTACTCCAACTATTGCTTCCACCACCGCTGGAACTACTCCAACTATTGCTTCCATCACCGCTGGAACTACTCCAACTATTGCTTCCACCACCGCTGGAACTACTCCAACTATTGCTTCCATCACCGCTGGAACTACTCCAACTACTGCTGCCATCACCGCTGGAACTACTCcaactactacttccaccaccgcTGGAACTACTCCAACTATTGCTTCCACCACCGCTGGAACTACTCCAACTATTGCTTCCACCACCGCTGGAACTACTCCAACTATTGCTTCCATCACCGCTGGAACTACTCCAACTACTGCTGCCATCACCGCTGGAACTACTCCAACTATTGCTTCCATGACTCATGAGTCCACCCCAATGACCTGCAAAAATCGGCAAAAGTGGACCTGTGGACAATTATCTATATTTTGA
- the LOC137272510 gene encoding uncharacterized protein: protein MAQTDDHGDNDSDDEEEDDDGFNEKQKADDEDDCDDCDNGDDDDDDDDDEYVTADEGEVEDVWTQDRGEEEPNRNVEAVQVDSRDDNDEVGHQNDVQFDGEYSEDTCREDGFSEEEVEEDCYYSQNDATMVLVDTVHHKDYREVDREKDMLLQQILRCANITPQPCASDVIASATNKTMTTEGEGVMATQSVPTSIDKFMKADKHHFQANIDRVMAAGGQCLPSTIGHVMAGHQQQLQFQWPAAVSNETAKGTVQYNFIKMEQQVVVPKAKNLNVGGTQNIGKADPGQKDEATPLTLVQKIRKRTEARIRSWTENTVETAVFKKVRETLDNGAPWVTIIGPPGEGKSTVAYMTLKDQYNKGRQVFQVESPFEFSDVTMTYSRPLIMLDDILGDLEFSVVEWSRWRQVLRSFLDPISFSKGNTEESRKKITVLFVGRDYILQSASDDLGRLRTFMKDDENTFHISSGRDVDEKILMWNAVPELRRMEFDHEKVKAICQTNCPYGFPHICKLFIAAYHHDNNISAEEYFTKPVDFLNQTIKKILQDKAKRRLFKAILKRNGKVTEKELDDDDYAGYDCILAANHLIGTYLKREDGTYMFAHPSIHDATSSLLIRK, encoded by the exons ATGGCTCAAACAGACGACCATGGTGATAACGAtagtgatgatgaagaagaagatgacGATGGTTTTAATGAAAAACAGAAAGCTGATGACGAGGACGACTGCGATGATTGTGATAAtggcgacgacgacgatgacgacgatgatgatgaatatgTGACAGCTGATGAAGGAGAAGTGGAAGATGTTTGGACTCAAGACAGAGGGGAAGAGGAACCCAACAGAAACGTCGAAGCTGTACAAGTCGATAGTCGAGATGACAATGACGAGGTAGGTCATCAAAATGACGTACAGTTTGATGGGGAATACTCTGAAGACACTTGTAGAGAAGACGGATTTAGCGAGGAAGAGGTAGAGGAAGATTGTTACTACAGTCAGAATGATGCCACAATGGTCCTAGTTGACACCGTCCACCACAAGGACTACCGAGAAGTGGATCGAG AAAAAGACATGCTTCTGCAACAGATCTTGAGGTGTGCCAATATAACGCCCCAACCCTGTGCTTCTGATGTGATTGCTTCTG CAACAAACAAGACCATGACAACAGAAGGAGAGGGTGTCATGGCaacacagagtgtgccaacatCAATAGATAAGTTCATGAAAGCAGacaaacatcattttcaagcaaACATAGACCGTGTCATGGCGGCAGGGGGACAGTGTTTACCCTCAACAATCGGCCATGTCATGGCAGGTCACCAACAGCAACTCCAATTCCAGTGGCCAGCAGCAGTATCAAATGAAACTGCTAAAG GAACTGTCCAATACAACTTCATCAAGATGGAGCAGCAGGTGGTTGTACCTAAAGccaagaacctgaacgttggTGGAACTCAGAACATTGGTAAAGCTGACCCAGGTCAGAAGGATGAGGCCACCCCACTGACTCTAGTACAAAAAATACGAA AAAGGACCGAGGCGAGGATTCGGTCATGGACGGAAAATACCGTGGAGACTGCGGTCTTCAAGAAGGTAAGAGAAACACTGGACAATGGAGCCCCTTGGGTCACAATCATTGGTCCACCGGGAGAGGGAAAGTCTACTGTAGCGTATATGACACTGAAAGATCAGTATAACAAGGGGAGACAAGTCTTCCAGGTAGAGTCGCCTTTCGAGTTCTCCGATGTCACGATGACCTATTCTCGTCCTCTTATCATGCTGGACGATATTTTGGGAGACTTGGAATTCAGCGTTGTTGAATGGTCCAGGTGGAGGCAAGTTCTTCGTTCATTCCTAGATCCGATCTCTTTCAGTAAGGGAAATAcagaagaaagccgaaaaaagataacagttttgtttgttggtcgGGATTACATACTGCAGTCGGCCTCGGATGATTTAGGAAGGCTAAGGACATTTATGAAGGACGATGAAAACACTTTCCATATTTCGTCGGGGAGAGATGTTGATGAAAAAATACTGATGTGGAACGCTGTGCCCGAGTTGAGGCGTATGGAGTTTGATCATGAAAAGGTCAAGGCCATATGTCAGACAAACTGCCCCTACGGATTTCCGCATATTTGTAAACTGTTCATTGCAGcgtatcaccatgacaacaacatTTCAGCAGAGGAATATTTTACCAAACCCGTGGACTTCCTGAATCAGACTATTAAGAAGATCTTACAGGACAAGGCGAAGCGACGGTTGTTTAAGGCAATCCTCAAACGGAACGGGAAGGTGACGGAGAAGGAgttggatgatgatgattatgcaGGGTACGACTGCATACTGGCTGCTAATCATCTGATAGGGACGTATTTAAAAAGAGAAGACGGCACATACATGTTTGCTCATCCTTCTATACACGACGCCACGTCGTCTCTCCTCATCAGGAAATAA